One Bombus pyrosoma isolate SC7728 linkage group LG7, ASM1482585v1, whole genome shotgun sequence genomic window carries:
- the LOC122569630 gene encoding probable cytochrome P450 305a1 produces MFATVLLAIVTLILLIIYLVVGQHTRKTPPGPFSWPIFGNQFLMKRLIREFGGQHKAFLELSKRYASDVITVTMGNEKVLIVSGSKLCETVLKNEEFDGRPWNEFIKLRNMGKKQGITMNDGGEWKELRSWMLRTMRVFGFGKREMAQMIKKELTLLLDEMSTEGPHILRPLITPTVINVLWFLTTGESFSRGKRVDSFIKLMETRAQVFDMMGGLISAFPWIRYIAPEFSGYNLLCTLNGELKNFLMETIIEHKKKYKPGSEADVIDMFLHEMKNHGESSPIFTDDQLVVLLIDLFLAGFTTTSLTLDFLLLTMTVYQDVQHKVQKEIDSVIHDRLPEVEDRAKLPYVEAVISEVQRMWPVFPIIGPRRVLHDTILDKYTVPRDTTILVNMYSINKDPNIYPEPDKFMPERFIKNDVFEPDTYSLQFGRGRRRCPGEVLAKSALFILFTGIMQKYNLRPVPGKGPNSIEIIYGLTSSPKPYEVLVTPR; encoded by the exons ATGTTTGCTACCGTGTTGCTAGCTATAGTAACgctgatattattaattatttatttagtagtCGGACAACATACGAGGAAAACTCCACCAG GGCCATTCTCGTGGCCGATTTTCGGCAACCAGTTTCTAATGAAGCGTTTGATTCGAGAATTTGGGGGGCAGCACAAAGCGTTTTTGGAACTTTCGAAACGGTATGCTAGCGATGTGATAACCGTCACTATGGGCAATGAAAAGGTACTAATCGTTTCCGGAAGCAAACTGTGTGAAACGGTACTGAAGAATGAGGAATTCGATGGACGACCTTGGAACGAATTTATCAAACTTCGAAATATGGGCAAAAAGCAAG GCATCACAATGAACGACGGAGGAGAATGGAAAGAATTGCGGAGCTGGATGTTGCGGACCATGAGGGTGTTCGGTTTTGGAAAACGCGAGATGGCGCAAATGATTAAAAAGGAATTGACCTTACTTTTGGATGAGATGAGTACAGAGGGTCCACACATACTAAGACCATTGATTACACCGACTGTGATAAACGTCCTCTGGTTTTTGACGACGGGAGAATCATTCAGCCGGGGCAAAAG AGTAGATTCTTTTATCAAGTTGATGGAAACTCGAGCACAAGTCTTTGACATGATGGGCGGACTTATCTCCGCTTTCCCTTGGATTCGTTACATTGCACCTGAGTTCTCAGGATACAATCTTTTGTGTACGCTGAACGGAGAACTCAAGAACTTCTTAATG GAAACTATCATTGAACATAAGAAGAAATACAAGCCGGGAAGTGAAGCAGATGTAATTGACATGTTCCTTCATGAAATGAAAAACCATGGGGAATCTAGCCCTATCTTCACTG atGACCAATTGGTGGTACTGTTGATCGATCTTTTCCTTGCTGGTTTTACGACCACGAGTCTAACCTTGGACTTTCTGTTATTAACTATGACGGTGTATCAGGATGTGCAGCATAAAGTACAAAAGGAAATCGACTCGGTGATACACGACAGACTTCCTGAAGTGGAGGATAGAGCAAA GCTCCCATATGTGGAGGCTGTAATAAGCGAAGTGCAACGAATGTGGCCAGTATTCCCTATAATTGGGCCACGACGAGTTCTTCACGATACGATTCTTGACAAGTACACGGTACCAAGGGATACCACTATTTTAGTCAATATGTACTCCATCAATAAGGATCCTAATATCTATCCAGAGCCAGACAAGTTCATGCCTGAAAGGTTTATTAAAAACGACGTCTTCGAGCCAGATACATATTCTCTGCAATTTGGAAGAG GAAGAAGACGATGTCCAGGCGAAGTACTGGCGAAGTCCGCACTATTCATTTTGTTTACGGGCATAATGCAGAAGTATAATCTACGTCCAGTTCCCGGCAAAGGACCaaattctatagaaattatatatggCTTGACATCGTCCCCAAAGCCTTATGAGGTACTCGTGACGCCACGATAA